In Drosophila santomea strain STO CAGO 1482 chromosome 2L, Prin_Dsan_1.1, whole genome shotgun sequence, a single window of DNA contains:
- the LOC120443979 gene encoding uncharacterized protein LOC120443979 — MSMWRSIGTKTQSRVIPSFASVVSHRAFAKDHNPSPKCSNDSGKGCGNFTACGDPRYAKKPAPKKEDSFQFHHLVKSPPECCIDPCSERFPPYDQCYYKISDKATRKYQVTWVECPPIQIKPKKICCYEAGARPPIPRRKRKVFVASADCPTNVECPTEEGLCPRIKMPGCKAVENVSCHVVRRKTDCVKVKAPYPSFSECTHPPLRKPRAIECNCLDVPSSCDLIRELKRLEGNPRKPNCGSKG; from the coding sequence ATGTCTATGTGGCGCAGTATAGGAACGAAAACCCAAAGCAGAGTAATACCTAGCTTTGCGAGCGTGGTCAGTCACCGCGCCTTCGCAAAGGACCACAATCCATCTCCTAAGTGCAGCAACGATTCTGGAAAGGGCTGCGGAAATTTCACCGCTTGTGGAGATCCCCGGTACGCGAAGAAACCAGCGCCGAAGAAGGAAGACAGCTTCCAGTTCCACCACTTGGTAAAGTCACCGCCGGAGTGCTGCATCGATCCCTGTTCGGAACGGTTCCCTCCGTACGACCAATGCTACTACAAGATCTCCGACAAGGCCACGCGCAAGTACCAAGTCACCTGGGTGGAGTGTCCGCCCATCCAGATCAAGCCCAAGAAGATCTGCTGCTATGAGGCGGGAGCTCGTCCGCCGATCCCACGGCGCAAGCGCAAGGTGTTTGTGGCTTCCGCCGACTGCCCCACAAATGTCGAATGCCCCACGGAGGAGGGACTCTGCCCCAGGATCAAAATGCCCGGATGCAAGGCCGTGGAAAATGTCTCTTGCCACGTCGTTAGACGCAAGACCGACTGCGTGAAGGTCAAGGCCCCCTATCCTTCGTTCTCGGAGTGCACCCACCCACCTCTACGCAAACCTCGGGCCATCGAATGCAACTGCCTAGACGTTCCCAGCTCCTGCGACCTCATCCGTGAGCTGAAGCGGCTTGAAGGAAATCCACGGAAGCCAAACTGCGGGAGCAAGGGTTAA